The following DNA comes from Streptomyces pristinaespiralis.
CCGAAGGCCTCGATGCCTACGTTGCGGCCGCCGGGGATGCCGAGGTTCTCCGGGAGGTCGATCGTGCGCACGCCGGCGGGCACGTCCACAACGGGAGCGCCGTTGCCGACGACGACCACCTCGATCGGGTCGCCGTCCTGCTTGGCCACCGAGTCGAGGAGGGCGCGCAGCTCGTCGGGACGGGTGCCCATCGTGATGACGACGGCCCCGAGCTTCAGCGGGGCGGTCACTTCAGCCTGCTCGAAGCGAGGACCGACACGAGGTGGAGCAGCGTCTGGAGGAGCGCGATGCCTGCCAGCACGGCGACGCCGAGGCGGGAGAAGAACAGATCGCCGCGGGCCTCGTCGAGGACGGCGAGGAGCAGGATGAGCAGGGACGCCTCGATGCCGAGGACCAGCCGGTGGAACTTCAGCGCCGCGGCCGCCCGGCGGGCGAGCGCCATCCCGGAGGAGCGCGGCTCGGCCGCCGCCTCCTTGACCGGCGGCAGGCCGCCCTGGTGGCGGGCGACACCGACGAGGTCGGTCTCCGCCTTGATCAGGATCGCGCCGAGCGCGGCGAGCGTGCCGAGGAAGGCCCACAGCCAGTCGATCCGGCCGCTGCCCCACAGGTCGGCGGCGCGCAGGCCGAAGCCGACCAGGACCGCCGCGTCGCACAGGTAGGCGCCGACGCGGTCCAGGTACACACCGGAGAGGGAGAACTGCTGCTTCCAGCGGGCCACCTCGCCGTCGACGCAGTCGAGCAGCAGGTAGAGCTGGACCGCCACGACGCCGAGGACGGCCCCCCATATGCCCGGCACGAGCAGCGCGGGCGCGGCGAGGACCCCGGCGAGGGTCATCACGTAGGTCAGCTGGTTCGGCGTGACCTTGGTGGTGACCAGCAGGCGGGTGATGCGCAGGGAGATCTCGCGCATGTACAGGCGGCCGCCCCAGTGCTCACCACTGCGCCGGTCCTTCACACCCGCCGGGTGCACGACGGGGCGGAGTTCAGCTACTGATGGTCTTGGCATAGTCGGCGTACGCGTCCCTGATCTGGTCGTGGTTGAGGTCGAGGTGCTCGAGGATGGTGAAGCGGCCCGGGCGGGTCTGCGGTGCGTACTCCACGGCGCGCACGAACTCGTCCGCGGAGAAGCCCATCTCCTGCGGGAGAACGGGCAGGCCGTGACCGCGCAGCACCTCGGCGAACAGGCCCGCCTGCTCGTGCGCACCGCGCAGGTGCATCGCGAAGGCCGCACCCAGTCCGCACTGCTCGCCGTGGCTGGCGGCCCGCTTGGGGTACAGCAGGTCGAAGGCGTGGCTGATCTCGTGGCAGGCACCGGAGGAGGGCCGGGAGTCGCCGCTGATCGACATGGCGATCCCGGACAGCACCAGGGCCTCGGCGAGGACGGTGAGGAACTCGTCGTCGCCGACGCCGCCGGGGTGACGCAGCACGGACTCGCCCGCGGTGCGGCCCATGGCGGCGGCCAGGCCGTCGATCTTCTCTCCGGTGACGCGGTGCGAGAGCTCCCAGTCGGCGATCGCCGAGATGTTGGAGATCGCGTCGCCGATGCCGGAGCGGACGAAGCGGACGGGGGCCTCGCGGATCACGTCGAGGTCGATGACCATGGCGATCGGCGTCGGGACGCCGTAGGAGCCGCGGCCGTTGTCGTTGTCGAGCGTGGAGACCGGCGAGCACAGGCCGTCGTGCGAGAGGTTGGTCGCGACGGCGACGAGCGGCAGGCCGACCCGTGCCGCGGCGTACTTCGCCACGTCGATGATCTTGCCGCCGCCGAGGCCGACGACCGCGTCGTACCGCTTGCCCCTGATGTCGTCGGCGAGCTTCACCGCGGCGTCGATGGTGCCGCCGCGGACGTCGTACCAGTCCGCGCCGGGCAGCGCCGGGGCGAGCTTCTCGCGCAGCTTCTGGCCGGAGCCGTCGCTGATCGCGCAGGCCAGCCGCCCGCCCGCGGAGATCCGCTGGTCGGCGAGGAGACCGGCCAGGTCGTCCAGCGCGCCCCGGTTGATGTCGACGACGACCGGGGACGGGATGAGGCGGGTCAGTACCGGCACGCGATCCCACGGCCCTTCGCGAGGTCGTCGTGGTTGTCGATCTCGACCCACTCGACGTCGCCGATCGGGGCCACGTCGATGGTGAAGCCGCGGTTCACGAGCTCCTGGTAGCCGTCCTCGTAGTACAGGTCGGGGTCCCGCTCGAAGGTCGTCCTCAGCGCGTCCGCGAGGTCCGCGGCGGCCTCCGGCTCGATGAGCGTGACGCCGATGTACTCGCCGGTGGCGGTGGCCGGGTCCATGAGCTTGGTGATCCGCCGGACGCCCTTGGCGCCCTCGGTGATGACCTTCATCTCCTCGTCGGCGAGCTGCTTCACCGTGTCGAGGGCGAGGATGATCTTCCGGCCTTCACCACGGGCGGCGAGCAGGGTCTTCTCGACGGAGACGGGGTGCACGGTGTCGCCGTTGGCGAGGATCACGCCCTCGGCGAGGACGTCACGGGCGCACCACAGGGAGTAGGCGTTGTTCCACTCCTCCGCCTTGTCGTTGTCGACGAGGGTGAGCTTGACGCCGTACTTCGCCTCGAGCGCCGCCTTGCGCTCGTACACGGCCTCCTTGCGGTAGCCGACGACGACCGCGGCCTCCGTGAGTCCGATCTCCGCGAAGTTGCCCAGCGTCAGGTCGAGGACCGTGGTCTCGCCGTCCACCGGCACGAGGGCCTTCGGAAGCGTGTCGGTGTAGGGGCGAAGACGCCGTCCGGCACCGGCTGCCAGTACGAGGCCGATCATGCGGGTTCTCCTTCGTCATGTACTGCGGGCGCCTGCGAGGACACCCAGAAGCGGATGCTCTCGACCAGCACCAGGACCGCCACGGCCACAGCGAGGACCGTCAGTGCGAGGGTGATCTGCGCGGGCAGCAGGAAGGCGAGCGCGGCGACTGCCAGGACCCGCCCCTCGTGCCCGCCGATCGCCCGGACCAGCCAGTGCGGCGGCGCACCCGTGCCACCGCGGATGCGGTACACCGTGTCGTAGTGATGGTAGGCGACAGCCGCCACCAGCCCGAAAGCGGCGGGCAATGCCCCGTTCACCTCCGCGTGGGCGGCGAGGAGCAGGATCGTGCCGTACTCGGCGGCCCGGAAGACGGGGGGGACGAGCCAGTCGAGGGCGCCCTTGAGGGGCCGGGCGACGGCGAGTCCCGAGGTGGCGGTGTACACGAGGGCGGCGACCAGCGTCCAGACGCTGCCGAACCCTGTGAACGCGGCCGTCGCCGCCAACAGAGCCGCGCCCACGGTGGCCGCGGCGAGGGGCGCGAGGCCCGGCAGCTTGCGGGCCGCGCGCGCGGTGGCGCGGGCCACGGCCTCTGCCGCGGGACCGGAGTCCGCGAGGTCCGCGAGCGCCTGGGCCGCACGGTCGGTGCGGTGCGCCTTGCGGGTCAGCGAACGCAGCACCCGGCCCGCGGTGGTGTAGCAGGCGGCGAGCGAGCAGCCGACGAGCAGGGCGTAGAAGACGATGCGCGGCGTCGTCACGGCGGTGAGCACGGCGATCATCGCCCAGCGTTCGCCGATCGGCAGAACTATCATCCGGCGCAGCCAGACCGTCCAGCCGACGCTGTCGAGCTTGCTGGAGAGGGCGGCCGTGGGGCTCGTGTTGGCCGTCGCGTCGTGGTTCGCCTCGTTGAAGGAGAAGTCGACGACGTGCCGGCAGGTCTGGAGCACCATCGCGCCGAGGGCGAGCGCCCAGACGTCCTCGCCGCCGCGGGCGGCGCCGAGGGCGAGTCCCGCGTAGTAGGCGTACTCCTTGGCACGGTCGAAGGTCGCGTCCAGCCAGGCGCCGAGCGTCGAGTACTGCAGGGAGTAGCGGGCGAGCTGCCCGTCGGTGCAGTCCAGGACGAAGGAGAAGAGCAGCAGCAGACCCGCCGCCACATAGCCGGCGCGGGTGCCGGTGGCCGCGCAGCCGGCCGCGACGAGCGCGGTGAACAGCGACGCGGTGGTGACGTGGTTCGGCGTCAGTCCCCGGCGGGCGCACCAGCGCGCGATGTAACGGGAGTAGGGGCTGATGCAGAAGGTGGTGAAGAAGCCGTCGCGCGCCTTGACCGCGGAGCGCAGCCGCACCGCCTCGTCGTCGACCGCTTCGACGGCGGCGCGCGTCCGGTGCCGTTCCTCCGCGTCGGAGGGCACGGCGGCGACCAGCGACCCGAGCTCGGGGTGATGGACGGACACGCCCTGGGCCCGGAGCTCGGCGGTCACGCCGTCGACGACGCCGTCGCCGGCGACGGCGCCCGCGCCGGCGGGCACGGTGGCGGAGACGGCGCGCACGGCGCCGGTCAGCGCGGCGCGTCCGGCCGGCTGGGCGGTGAGCGCGCCGGTGACGGCGGCCGTGGGGAAGCGCGGGTCGGTCAGCGCCAGCCGCAGGGCGTGCACATGACCCACGAAGCGCGGGTCGACCACGGCGACCCTCTCGGTACCGGGCACGGCCTCGATCAGGGCGGCGGTGTGCTCAGGGCCGTTGGCGACCCGCACGTCGAAGCCCAGCGACCGCAGATCGCCCTCGAGCGACGACCCGGGTACCGGCGGACCGGTGAGGATGGCGGTCGACAGACGAACTCACTCCTTGGCGCTGACGGTGCTGGTCCACGGCGGCTCGGCCCGGTGCACGGGCGGCGGCACGTCGGCAGAGGCTATCGGATGGACGGAAGCGGGAGTTCACCGGCCGTTTACGCCCTGGCGGCCCGCCGAGATCATCATTGTCGATCCATGCCCCGCCCTCCAAATGGCGGCCTCCGCGACCGTCCGGGAGCCGGGCGGGGAAGGCCGGGACCGGCCGGGGCCCGGCGGGCCACACCATAGGGTGGCCGTCATGACGTGGCTGATCACAGGTGGAGCTGGGTACATCGGGGCGCATGTGGTGCGCGCCATGACGGCGGCCGGCGAACGGGTCGTCGTGCTCGACGATCTGTCCGCCGGGTTCCCCGAGCGGCTGCCCGCCGGCGTCCCCCTCGTGCGCGGGTCCGTGCTCGACAGGGACGTGGTGGACCGCACACTCGCCGAGCACCGGGTCACAGGTGTGGTGCACCTGGCCGCGAAGAAGCAGGTCGGCGAGTCCGTGGAGCAGCCGCTCATGTACTACCGGCACAACGTGCACGGGCTGACCGTGCTGCTGGAGGCCGTGGTGGCGGCCGGTGTGCGGAGCTTCCTGTTCTCCTCCTCCGCCGCCGTGTACGGGGTGCCCGACACCGGTTCGGTCCCCGAGTCGGCCGCGTGCCGGCCGATCAACCCGTACGGAGAGACGAAGCTCACCGGCGAGTGGCTGGTGCGGGCGGCGGGCAAGGCGCACGGCCTGTCGACGGCGTGCCTGCGCTACTTCAACGTCGCCGGGGCGGCCGCCCCCGAGCTGGCGGACGTCGGGGTGTTCAACATCATCCCGATGTTCTTCGACCGGATCACCCGCCAGGAGGCCCCGCGGATCTTCGGCGCGGACTACCCGACCCCGGACGGCACCTGCATCCGGGACTACATCCATGTCGCCGATCTGGCCGACGCGCACCTCGCGGTGGCGCGGCGGCTGGCCGGGCAGGACGGTGGCGGAGATCTCACCGTCAACATCGGCCGCGGGGTCGGCGTCTCGGTCCGGGAGCTCGCCTCGCTGGTGGGCGAGATCACCGGCCGCCGTGTCGATCCGGTGGTGGAGCCGCGCCGGCCCGGGGACCCGGCGACGGCGGTCGCGTCCGTCGAGCTGATCGGCAAGGAACTCGGCTGGTCCGCCTCGCACGGGGTGCGTGACATGGTGGCGTCCGCGTGGGCCGGCTGGCTGGCCAGGCACCCGGAGGCGGCCTCGCACCGATCTTCTCCGAAGCTCTGACCTGCGATCATTTCCGCAGGTCAGAGCATATGACAACGGTGTTCAGTGCCGTGTTGCCCGATACCCCCCACCCGTAGTTGACTTGGCTCTCGGCCGAGCGAAGCGCACCAGAGCGAAGGGCATCGACATGGGGGCAGGGCACGATCACGGGCACACTCACGGCGGCCCGCCGCCCACGGGCACCGCTGCCGCCGCCCACCGGAGCCGGCTGCGGATCGCCCTCGCCATCACGCTCGGCGTGATGGTGCTGGAGATCGTCGGCGGAGTGCTGTCGGGCTCGCTTGCCCTGATCGCGGACGCGGCCCACATGGCGACGGACGCCGTGGGCCTCGGGATGGCCCTGCTCGCGATCCACTTCGCCAACCGGCCCACCGGGGCGAACCGCACCTTCGGGTTCGCCCGTGCCGAGATCCTCGCGGCGCTGGCCAACTGTCTGCTGCTGCTCGGCGTCGGCGGTTTCCTGCTCGTGGAGGCGGTGCAGCGGTTCGTCGAACCGGCGGAGACCCGGGGTGGCCTGACCGTCGTCTTCGCCGTCGTCGGCCTGGCGGCGAACATGGTCTCCCTGACGCTGCTGATGCGGGGCCAGAAGGAGAGCATCAACGTCCGCGGCGCCTATCTCGAGGTGATGGCGGACGCGCTCGGCTCGGTGACCGTCCTGGTGTCCGCGGGGATCATCCTGGCGACCGGCTGGCAGTACGCCGACCCGATCGCCTCCCTGGCCATCGGCGTGATGATCGTGCCGCGCACCCTGCGGCTGCTGCGGGAGACGCTGAACGTGCTGCTGGAGTCGGCCCCCAAGGGCGTCGACATGGGCGAAGTGCGCGCCCACATACTGGCCCTGCCCGGCGTCGTGGACGTGCACGACCTGCACGCCTGGACGATCACGTCCGGAATGCCGGTGCTCTCCGCGCACGTGGTCGTGAGCCAGGACGCACTGGACTCGGTGGGCCACGAGAAGATGCTGCACGACCTCCAGGGCTGCCTCGGTGAGCACTTCGACGTCGAGCACTGCACCTTCCAGCTGGAGCCGGTCGGGCATGCCGAGCACGAGGCCAGGCTCTGCCACTGAGCGGGACCGCCCCTGCTAGGGTTTCCGAGAACGCAGGCGTCCACGACCCCCCAGAGGAGCTGAGGTTGATGACCGTCGCAGCGGAGGCTGCCCAGCGCAGCGCCCGGTCCTTCCTCATCCTCCGGGCTTCCGTCCGACCCTGATCCGATCCCGTCCGGTTTCCCGCCGGGCCGATCGCGCACGTCGGCCGGAGCCCCGTCAACAAGGGTTTCCACGTTGTCCGACAACGCTTTGTACGACGCTTTCTTCGCCCTGCACCACGGTCTTCCGCGGCAGGGTCCCGGCTCCGACGACACCACTCGGCGGCTGCTCACGACGGTGGGCCCGCTGCCCGACCGGCCGCGTGTGCTCGACCTCGGCTGCGGTCCGGGCCGCTCGGCCCTGCTCCTGGCGGAGCGGACCGGCGCACTGGTGACGGCGGTCGATCTGCACCAGCCGTTCCTGGACGAGCTGCGGCACAGTGCCGTGGCACGCGGCGTCGGTGACTCGATCGTCACCGTCCACGCCGACATGGGCGAACTGCCCTTCCCCGACGGGTCGTTCGACCTGATCTGGGCGGAGAGCTCCGCCTACAGCATCGGCTTCGACACCGCGCTCGAGAAGTGGCGACGGCTGCTTTCCCCCGGCGGCAGCCTGGTCCTGACCGAGTGCGAATGGACCTCGGCCGCCCCGTCACCCCAGGCCCGGGCCTTCTGGGACACGCACTACCCGTTGCGCGGCACGGCCGACAACTGCTCGGCGGCCGTCGCGGCCGGCTACACCGTGCTCGGGCTGTACCGACAGCCAGAGAGCGACTGGGACGAGTACTACGGCCCGCTGGGCGAGCGGGCCGATGCCGCGGACCCCGGCGCGCCGGGCATGCGGGAGGCACTGGCCGCGACCCGCGCGGAGATCGCCATGCGCAGGGACCACGGCACGGAGTACGGCTACACCGGCTATGTGCTCCGCCCCGCCGATCCCCGCTGGCGTACCCGGCCGGAGACGGTGGCAGACGTCCCGGCCGTCCGTGCGGTCAACACCGCCGCGTTCCCCACCCCCGGGGAGGCCGCCCTCGTCGACTCGCTCCGCCAGGACGCCGAGGCGTGGCTGCCGGGGCTGTCGTACGTGGCGGAGGCCGAGGACGGGTCGGTCGCCGCGTACGCGCTGCTCACCCGGTGCCGGATCGGCGGCACGCCCGCGCTGGCCCTGGCGCCGGTGGCGACCGCGCCGGGCCACCAGCGGCAGGGCGCGGGCACGGCGGTCGTACGGGCCGTGCTCGACGCGGCGAGGTCACGCGGTGAGGGACCGGTCGTCGTCCTCGGACATCCGGAGTACTACCCGCGGTTCGGTTTCGAGGTCGCCGCGAAACACGGGATCAGGACATCTTTCGAGGTACCGGAAGAGGCCCTGATGGTGCTGACGCTCGACGGCTGCGACGACGTGCCGCGGGGCACGGTCCGCTACCCGGCGGCGTTCGGCGTCTGACCGGCTGTCCGCCCCGCCCCGCGGTCCGGGGCGGGGCGGACATGCCAGGCGGCCACTGAAGTACGGACAAGCCGCTTTTGTACGGCAGACTGAGCGGGGCCCAGGGGCCTTCCTCCGGAAGGACCGCAGGGCCGAGGACCGATGCGAAGGACGGTTATGCCGATCACACCAGCCACCGCGGCGACCAGTTCGTCGAACGGCACATCACCAGCGATCCTGCTCGAGCTGGTCGACGAGGAGGGCAACACCATCGGCACGGCGGAGAAGCTCGCCGCCCATCAGGCGCCCGGGCAGCTGCACCGCGCCTTCTCGGTGTTCCTCTTCGACGAGCAGGGGCGGCTGCTGCTGCAGCGCCGCGCGCTGGGGAAGTACCACTCCCCCAGTGTCTGGTCGAACACCTGCTGCGGTCACCCGTACCCGGGCGAGGCGCCCTTCGCGGCGGCCGCCCGGCGCACGTACGAGGAGCTCGGCGTCTCGCCCTCGCTGCTCGCCGAGGCCGGCACGGTCCGCTACAACCACCCCGATCCGGAGTCGGGGCTGGTCGAGCAGGAGTACAACCACCTCTTCGTCGGAATGGTGCAGGCGCCGCTGCTGCCGGATCCGGAGGAGATCGGCGAGACGGCTTTCGTGACGCCGGACGAGCTGACCGAGCTGCACGGCCGGGCGACGTTCTCCGCCTGGTTCATGACGGTGCTGGACGCGGCCAGGCCCGCGATCAGGGAGCTGACGGGGCCGGCCGGGGGCTGGTGAGCGGCGCCGCCCGCGCCACGGCGCGGCGCCTCATACGGGCGCCGCGCCGTCCTGGAACTGCGGCACCAGCGGCAGCTCCGCCCAGATGATCTTCCCGCCGCTCGCGGTGTGCTCGACGTCGCAGACGCCGCCGGCCTCCCGCGTGATCTCGCGGACCAGCAGCAATCCTCTGCCGCCCGTCTGCGCGGAGTCGGTCTCGAGCGCCTTGGGCCGGTAGGGATGGTTGTCCTCGACCGACACGCGCACCCAGTGGGTGCCGATGGCGACCTCGACGGCGACCTCCGGCGAGAGCAGAGCGGCGTGCCGCACTGTGTTGGTGACCAGCTCCGACACGATCAGCAGCAGACCCTGTACCACGTCGTCGGCGACCGGGACGCCCTGGCGGGCGAGCAGGTCCCGTACGGCGTGCCGGGCCTGCGGGACGGACACGTCGAGTGCGGGAGCGGTGAACCGCCAGACGCCCTCGTACGACAGCGGCCGGGCCGGCACGCTCCCGCGGCTCTCCATAGTCCGGCACCCACCTTCGGCTCGTACCACTGACCTTCGGGTAGCAAGTGTTGGTAGTCAGTTGGTCCGTGCCGTACCGCTGAACGGAAGTGAACGCCTATCGACGCGTTTTGACCGGGTGCGTATGACAGCGTCAGTTGTGTGACTGGTCGGAACCGCCTTCTGCCCGCTTCCCAGGATCGATCGTTTCAGCACTCTTATCAGCGTTTTCCCGGCCCCTCCGGGGTCCCTGCCCCGGCTCCGTGACCATGCTGACGACCCGTCGGCCGCTGATCCCCATCGCGACCAGGCCCAGGCCGTCGAAGAGCAGGGCAAGGGAGAAGAAGGTGCCGAGGACGTAGCGGCTGCTGTCGGGCCAGTCGGCCAGCACCAGCACACCCAGCAGCAGCCCGAAGGCCCCCTGCACCAGGGTCCAGCCGAACTGCGGGCCGCGGACCACCATGCTGCCCACCAGCCGGAAGAGTCCTCCGGTCAGGAACAGCAGGGCGGCGAACATGGTGAGGCTAGCCGCGGCCGTCTCCGGATAGCGGATGACGATGGCGCCGGCCGCGATGTTCAGCGCGGCGACCACGACGGCCAGCCAGAAGAAGTTGCTGCCGCGGGACTCGACCGCGTGGAGCAGGCCGACGATTCCGCAGATCAGCAGCAGCCAGCCGAACAGAAGCATCGACGTGAGGGTCGCGAGGCCCGTGTAGACCAGGCCGACCAGACCGCCGGCGGCCAGGATCGCGCCGAGCGCGGCCAGTCTGCCGAAGCCTCGGCGCAGGCTCTTCTCCCGGCTGCGGCGGGCCTTCTTGTCGTGCGCGGTACCGGCCATCAGACGCCTCCTCGGCGACCCCCCGGGTCAGCGGCACCCCTTCTTGATCATAGGTTCGCGCAGGCCGGATAGCATCCCGCGCATGGAGTCCCCGAACACGCATCCGCCCCGTCTCAGGCACACCGTCGCCGACGGTGTCGCCACCGTCGTGATCAGCAATCCGGCCAAGCGCAACGCCATGACCGCGGACATGTGGCGGGCGCTGCCCGAGCTGCTCGGCGAACTGGCGGCGGACCCGGCCGTGCGGGCACTGGTGCTGACCGGCGAGGGCGGGACGTTCTGCGCGGGGGCGGACATCTCGTCACTGCGGCTGCCCGGCGAGGACCCGCAGGCGCTCGCGGTCCGCGCCGAGGAAGCCCTCGCCGCGTTCCCCAAGCCGACGCTCGCCGTGGTGCGCGGCTACTGCGTGGGCGGCGGCTGCCAGCTCGCCGCGGCCTGCGACCTGCGCTTCGCCGAGAGCGACACGCTGTTCGGGGTCACGCCGGCCAAACTGGGCATCGTCTACCCGGCGGGGTCGACGCGCCGGCTCGCCGCGCTGGTGGGTCCGGCCGCGGCCAAGTACCTCCTGTTCTCCGGCGAGTTGATCGACACGGAGCGGGCGCTGCGGACCGGGCTCGTCGAAGAGGTGCTGCCGGGGGACGAACTGGGCCGGCGGGCGGCGGACTTCACCAGGATCCTGGTGTCGCGCTCGCAGCTCACGCAGTGCGCGGCGAAGGAGTTCACCGCCGGCCGCACGGACCGGGACGCGTACTGGGCGGAGCAGGCGCGCGGCAGCGGCGACACCGCGGAGGGGGTCGCCGCCTTCCTCGAACGGCGCACGCCGCGCTTCGCCTGGACGCCCGAAGCCGGCTGACACCGGTGGCACCGTGCCCGGAGCCGACCGCGCGGGGCTATCGAAGGACGAAGCGGCTCTTGGCCCGGAACTCGTCGACCAGATGCGCCGGGGCCTTCAGCGGCGAGCCCGCGTCGTAGGGCGGCTGCGGGTTGTACTCGGTGAGCAGCTGCACGGCCCGGGCGTGCTCGTCACCGGCCAGCCTGCCGACCAGGGTGAGGCCCATGTCGATGCCGGAGGAGACGCCGGCGGCCGTGACGTACTTGCCGTCCGTGACGACCCGGCGGCCGGTCGGCCTGGCGCCGAGCCGCTCCAGCTCTTCCAGGGCGAGCCAGTGCGAGGTGGCCTCACGGCCCTTCAGCAGTCCGGCGGCGGCGAGCAGCAGCGAGCCGGTGCACACCGACGTGGTCCAGGTGCTGGTGACGTCCACGGCGCGCAGCCAGTCCAGCAGAGATCCGTTCCGCATCTGGGCGTCCTGGCCGGGACCGCCGGGGACGAGCACGATGTCCGGCGCGGTGACCTCGCCGACGGTCCTGGTCGCGACGAGCGAGAGCTCGTCACGGTCGTTCCGTACGGGGCCCGTTTGTTCGGCGACGAAGACGACCTCGGCGTCCGGGAGCCGGCAGAGCATTTCGTAGGGGCCGACGGCGTCGAGTGCCGTGAAACGGTCGAAGAGCAGGACGGCGATCTGCGTGGGCACGGGGCGTTCCCTTCGTAGGGTGTCTCAGCGAGCGGGTCGTACGGGTCCGCGGAAGCGGCGGCGGTACTCGGCCGGGGCCACGCCGAGGGCCTTCACGAATGCCCTCCGCATCGCCTCCGTGGTGCCGTATCCGCAGGCGCGGGAGATCTTCGTGACCCCGTCGGCGGTGTCCTCCAGGAGCCTTCTGGCGTGCTCGAGGCGCACCCGTTCCACGTAGCGGCCGGGTGTCGTGCCCGTCTCCGCCTGGAAGGCGCGGGCGAAGTGCCGGGGCGAGAGGCCCGCGCGGGCCGCGAGCGACTCCACGCAGAGGTCGGCCTCCGGGTGCTGGGTGACCCAGTGCTGCACGGACCGCAGGGGTTCGCGGCGCGCGGTCTGGGCGGCGAGCTGTGCGCTGAACTGGGACTGGTTGCCGGGGCGCCGCAGGAAGACGACCAGATGACGGGCGACGGTGAGG
Coding sequences within:
- a CDS encoding HdeD family acid-resistance protein, which gives rise to MAGTAHDKKARRSREKSLRRGFGRLAALGAILAAGGLVGLVYTGLATLTSMLLFGWLLLICGIVGLLHAVESRGSNFFWLAVVVAALNIAAGAIVIRYPETAAASLTMFAALLFLTGGLFRLVGSMVVRGPQFGWTLVQGAFGLLLGVLVLADWPDSSRYVLGTFFSLALLFDGLGLVAMGISGRRVVSMVTEPGQGPRRGRENADKSAETIDPGKRAEGGSDQSHN
- a CDS encoding enoyl-CoA hydratase/isomerase family protein, which produces MESPNTHPPRLRHTVADGVATVVISNPAKRNAMTADMWRALPELLGELAADPAVRALVLTGEGGTFCAGADISSLRLPGEDPQALAVRAEEALAAFPKPTLAVVRGYCVGGGCQLAAACDLRFAESDTLFGVTPAKLGIVYPAGSTRRLAALVGPAAAKYLLFSGELIDTERALRTGLVEEVLPGDELGRRAADFTRILVSRSQLTQCAAKEFTAGRTDRDAYWAEQARGSGDTAEGVAAFLERRTPRFAWTPEAG
- a CDS encoding DJ-1/PfpI family protein, which encodes MPTQIAVLLFDRFTALDAVGPYEMLCRLPDAEVVFVAEQTGPVRNDRDELSLVATRTVGEVTAPDIVLVPGGPGQDAQMRNGSLLDWLRAVDVTSTWTTSVCTGSLLLAAAGLLKGREATSHWLALEELERLGARPTGRRVVTDGKYVTAAGVSSGIDMGLTLVGRLAGDEHARAVQLLTEYNPQPPYDAGSPLKAPAHLVDEFRAKSRFVLR